One Amycolatopsis sp. NBC_00355 genomic window carries:
- a CDS encoding FAD:protein FMN transferase encodes MTNRVEQVMGLPISLDLRDDGDFAEVVDDVFAWFRDVDARFSPFKQDSEVSRYDRGELPAEDLSDDLIEVLELCAYYEQLSGGAFRARLPGRGLDPCAVVKGWAVQRAADMLKAEGATTFCLNAGGDVVTAGEPEPGRPWRVGVRHPEQPLAVCAVLESRNGAIATSAAYERGSHILDGRDGTPATGLMSVTVVAGDLVTADALATAAFAMGAEGITWAADRPGCEILIVDDSRRMHRTAGLLLAS; translated from the coding sequence ATGACGAACCGCGTGGAACAGGTGATGGGCCTGCCGATCTCCCTCGACCTGCGGGACGACGGTGATTTCGCCGAGGTCGTCGACGACGTCTTCGCGTGGTTCCGCGACGTCGACGCCAGGTTCAGCCCGTTCAAGCAGGACAGCGAGGTCAGCCGCTACGACCGCGGCGAGCTGCCGGCCGAGGACCTGAGCGACGACCTGATCGAGGTGCTGGAGCTCTGCGCGTACTACGAGCAGCTCTCCGGCGGCGCGTTCCGGGCGCGGCTGCCCGGGCGCGGCCTCGACCCGTGCGCGGTGGTGAAGGGCTGGGCGGTGCAGCGCGCCGCCGACATGCTCAAGGCCGAAGGCGCGACGACGTTCTGCCTCAACGCGGGCGGCGACGTCGTCACCGCCGGCGAACCCGAACCCGGGCGGCCGTGGCGGGTCGGCGTGCGCCACCCCGAGCAGCCCCTGGCCGTGTGCGCGGTGCTGGAGTCGCGCAACGGCGCCATCGCGACGTCGGCGGCCTACGAGCGCGGCTCGCACATCCTCGACGGCCGCGACGGCACGCCGGCGACCGGCCTGATGAGCGTCACGGTGGTGGCCGGGGACCTGGTCACCGCGGACGCGCTGGCCACGGCGGCGTTCGCGATGGGCGCCGAGGGCATCACGTGGGCGGCGGACCGGCCCGGCTGCGAGATCCTCATCGTCGACGACAGCCGCCGGATGCACCGGACCGCGGGGCTCCTCCTGGCTTCCTGA
- a CDS encoding FMN-binding protein yields the protein MKRTIFVVALSIAGFIAVWRFEPGPPVQNAAVAQAPPAVVAPSTSAAPPSTSAGGPTGGTSTSPTTSAPPPSSTPDSANATVTTQGTAEWSTYGTVQVQVTFTGSRMAAITLLQAPDGGRALTALPKLQEEAIKAQSAKIDTVTGATETSESYKTSLQAAIDARGNR from the coding sequence ATGAAGAGAACCATCTTCGTCGTCGCGCTGTCGATCGCGGGGTTCATCGCGGTCTGGCGGTTCGAACCCGGGCCGCCGGTGCAGAACGCCGCCGTCGCCCAGGCGCCACCGGCCGTGGTCGCACCGTCCACATCAGCCGCGCCACCGTCCACTTCGGCCGGTGGGCCGACCGGGGGCACGTCCACCTCCCCCACGACGTCCGCGCCGCCGCCATCGTCCACTCCGGACAGTGCTAACGCGACGGTGACCACGCAGGGCACCGCCGAGTGGAGCACCTACGGGACCGTGCAGGTCCAGGTGACCTTCACCGGTTCCCGGATGGCCGCGATCACCCTGCTGCAGGCGCCGGACGGCGGCCGCGCCCTCACTGCCCTGCCGAAGCTGCAGGAGGAGGCGATCAAGGCGCAGAGCGCGAAGATCGACACGGTGACCGGCGCGACCGAGACGAGCGAGTCGTACAAGACGTCGCTGCAGGCCGCCATCGACGCCCGGGGCAACCGATGA